Proteins from a single region of Aureibacter tunicatorum:
- a CDS encoding aspartyl/asparaginyl beta-hydroxylase domain-containing protein, protein METEEIVFDDRIRLPFTFDYRRMMEEVDSLATKDFTYYNVLPLRAPAHVVDNSLPFPPPSDNYADGSWTDWMNTEDLETSPYLKEVVDFFAEHTKVTLVRLLRLAPNCTVEEHVDPTLGLEVKESVIRLTVPITVQSDVKFYLNSQEVLMEAGECWYLRLTDPHKVVNSGSKERINLTIDMQPNDWIRAAIEQSMVKQEIR, encoded by the coding sequence ATGGAAACCGAAGAAATAGTTTTTGATGACCGTATAAGATTGCCTTTCACATTTGATTATAGAAGGATGATGGAGGAAGTTGATAGCTTGGCTACAAAGGATTTTACGTATTACAATGTGTTGCCATTAAGAGCGCCTGCACATGTTGTGGACAATTCATTGCCTTTTCCTCCTCCATCTGATAATTATGCAGACGGTTCATGGACAGATTGGATGAATACGGAAGATTTGGAAACTTCGCCTTATTTAAAAGAGGTAGTTGACTTTTTTGCTGAGCATACGAAAGTGACTTTGGTCAGATTGCTGAGATTAGCTCCAAATTGCACTGTTGAGGAACATGTTGACCCTACTTTAGGGTTGGAAGTGAAAGAATCTGTGATAAGGTTGACTGTGCCGATTACAGTTCAAAGCGATGTCAAATTTTATCTGAATAGCCAAGAGGTTCTTATGGAAGCAGGCGAATGTTGGTATTTAAGACTAACAGATCCTCATAAAGTTGTCAACTCAGGGAGTAAAGAGAGGATTAATTTAACAATAGACATGCAACCTAATGATTGGATAAGAGCTGCCATAGAGCAAAGCATGGTTAAGCAGGAGATAAGATAA
- a CDS encoding phage tail protein encodes MEGVIGEIRMFGGNFAPRAWAFCQGQLLAISSNQALFSILGTTYGGDGRTSFGLPDLRGRAPLSAGTGPGLSTRKLGSRSGTETVTLTQNQMPQHTHIAQFTQTAGVTNISAVADSANQEDPTNHYLAAANIAGTNQIYSNDTPTTTMGPSPVTVTGNVTVYNTGGSQYHNNMQPYLVVNYIICLQGVFPSRS; translated from the coding sequence ATGGAAGGAGTAATAGGCGAAATTAGAATGTTTGGCGGGAATTTTGCGCCAAGAGCTTGGGCATTTTGTCAGGGACAATTATTAGCAATAAGCTCGAATCAAGCATTGTTTTCAATATTAGGAACGACTTACGGAGGGGATGGTCGAACATCTTTTGGATTGCCAGATTTGAGAGGAAGAGCTCCTTTAAGTGCAGGTACTGGTCCAGGGTTAAGTACACGCAAGTTAGGCTCGCGTAGCGGAACAGAAACAGTAACTCTGACGCAAAATCAGATGCCACAGCACACTCATATCGCACAATTTACACAAACAGCAGGTGTCACGAATATTTCTGCAGTTGCTGATTCAGCAAATCAGGAAGACCCAACTAATCATTATCTGGCAGCAGCTAATATAGCCGGAACGAATCAAATATATTCAAATGATACTCCAACTACTACTATGGGACCTTCTCCTGTAACTGTAACTGGTAATGTTACAGTTTATAATACAGGAGGTTCTCAGTATCATAATAATATGCAACCATATCTTGTGGTGAATTATATTATTTGTTTACAAGGAGTTTTTCCATCTAGAAGTTAA
- a CDS encoding methionyl-tRNA formyltransferase, giving the protein MKIILFTNGIWGMPVVEKLHKEGVLGGVVLPSGVDNSALCNYLEILEVQWFELENKDQENELTPWINGKNASLALVFCFPYKIDKQVFESFSEGIYNMHFGDLPKYAGPDPLFWVLKNGESKVHIVVHRMNQYFDSGEVVYSQELQIIPGETYGLLGSRLSMFSSNLINQVIETIKKDHYENTESVPVAQLPRPTEEDLCIQWESQTADQIESLINAANPKYNGAATMFRGVKVRIIEVSPIDNNELIFMDAGSIVRADPQMGVFVVCKDKKILRINVIQMPEGVFSGLKFAALGIQAQERFTSIPVESFEEELI; this is encoded by the coding sequence ATGAAAATTATTCTATTTACAAACGGAATATGGGGAATGCCTGTCGTGGAGAAACTTCATAAGGAAGGTGTTTTGGGAGGTGTTGTGTTGCCTTCAGGAGTTGATAATAGTGCTCTTTGCAATTATTTGGAAATATTGGAAGTCCAATGGTTTGAGCTTGAGAATAAGGATCAAGAGAATGAATTAACACCTTGGATCAATGGGAAGAATGCGTCATTGGCTTTGGTTTTTTGTTTTCCATATAAAATTGATAAACAGGTTTTTGAAAGTTTTTCAGAAGGAATTTATAATATGCATTTTGGCGATTTGCCAAAATATGCAGGACCAGATCCACTATTTTGGGTTCTCAAAAATGGAGAGAGCAAAGTGCATATAGTTGTGCATAGAATGAATCAATATTTTGATAGCGGCGAGGTCGTATATTCTCAGGAATTACAAATCATACCGGGTGAGACATACGGATTGCTTGGAAGTCGTCTTAGTATGTTTAGCTCAAACTTAATCAACCAAGTCATTGAGACGATCAAGAAGGATCATTATGAAAACACTGAATCTGTTCCTGTCGCTCAATTACCGAGACCTACTGAAGAGGATCTTTGCATTCAATGGGAAAGTCAAACAGCAGATCAAATTGAAAGTTTGATCAATGCCGCCAACCCGAAATATAATGGGGCGGCAACAATGTTCAGAGGGGTAAAAGTTCGAATCATCGAAGTGAGTCCGATCGACAATAATGAATTGATTTTTATGGATGCAGGTTCAATTGTAAGAGCTGATCCTCAGATGGGGGTATTTGTGGTATGCAAGGATAAGAAAATTCTGCGCATTAATGTAATTCAAATGCCTGAAGGAGTATTTAGTGGCTTGAAATTCGCGGCCTTGGGCATTCAAGCTCAAGAGAGATTTACTTCTATTCCAGTGGAAAGCTTTGAAGAAGAATTAATATGA